From one Trifolium pratense cultivar HEN17-A07 linkage group LG1, ARS_RC_1.1, whole genome shotgun sequence genomic stretch:
- the LOC123915504 gene encoding piezo-type mechanosensitive ion channel homolog isoform X4: protein MGVIISATECSITEKLLPSKHSFFIRESRSGVRHTNVLLRGAVFRTFSINFFTYGFPVSLLALSFWSFHFASLCAFGLLAYVGYIIYAFPSLFRLHRLNGLLLVFILLWAVSTYIFNVAFTFLNWKLGRDMKIWEMVGLWHYPIPGFFLLAQFCLGILVALGNLVNNSVFLCLSDEGEQTSNDCSSVKVDGETKVLIVATIAWGLRKCSRAIMLALIFLIAIKPGFIHAVYMIFFLIYLLSHSISRKLRQALILLCEIHFALLYILQINLVSSALEKKGSVSMEILMQLGFLEEDSAWDFLEVALLACFCTIHNHGFEMLFSFSAIIQHAPSPPIGFSILKAGLNKSVLLSVYSSSSVRNSDENFSYERRIASYLSAVGQKFLSIYRSCGTYIAFLTILFTVYMVKPNYISFGYIFLLLLWITGRQLVERTKKQLWLPLKVYAISVFIFIYILSSFSSLEMCLSRMIDLYFYLGYDSKSSSFDNVWESLAVLIVMQLYSYERRKSKQTRQVYLDQLEPGPLGFIKRFLIWHSQKILFIALFYASLTPISAFGFLYLLGLIFCSILPKTSSIPSKSFLVYTGFLVTAEYLFQMWGEQAKMFPRQKYSYVSIFLGFRLYSPGFWGLESGLRGKVLVIVACTLQYNVFRWLERMPNIVLSKEQLEEPCPLFVSTEDAFDDVTICNEESNLSSNSHLPAALQEGASSDSLNIITSGLPRTHDTPSANTGGSDSNNKKYSFGFIWGSNKESHKWNKKRIVSLRKERFETQKTVLKIYMKFWMENIFNLLGLEINMITLLLASFALLNALSMLYIAMLAACILLNRKIIRKVWPIFVFLFASILILEYFVIWNNLLPLNSHGTSEIRCHECWKASTLYFHYCEKCWLGLIVDDPRTLISYFVVFMLACFKLRADRLSNFSGSLTYRQIMSQRRNKFVWKDLSFETKSMWTILDYLRLYCYCHLLDLVLILILITGTLEYDILHLGYLAFALVFIRMRLEILKKKNKIFKFLRIYNFVVIVLSLAYQSPFVGGPSAGKCDTANSIYEMIGFYKYDYGFRITARSAIVEIIIFVLVSLQSYMFSSQEFDYVCRYLEAEQIGAIVREQEKKAAWKTAQLQQIRESEEKKRQRNMQVEKMKSEMLNLQIQLHSMNTSTNCIDGFSHSSEGLRRRRSTSLISNNDIGIPDKEDQVLGRLDDTIREDAVFPTESHESSVCMDVGTPLTEEYIKHSIDSPLCEITEIDIDTSSSDSGKKEKVKGQAKENPLKSAVQLFGDGVSQVQSIGNQAVNNLVSFLNISQEDSDSNEQHTKTEDQIYDEMESQKPRHIYLDRTSSVQSDKSSDAASLQLGRIFRYIWYQMRSNNDVVCYCCFVLVFLWNFSLLSIVYLGALYLYALWVNTGPSYIFWVIMLIYTEVYILLQYLYQIILQHCGLSIDPGLLRELGFPTQKDMSSFVVSSLPLFLVYLFTLIQSSITPKDGEWTSSIDFKFKRNDLHTKDNRTSYGWREKAWNLLTQMTNMVKLVVRSFSRYWKSLTQGAESPPYFVQVSMDVNFWPEDGIQPERIESGINKLLSVIHRDKCKEKNPNICSFASRVNIQSIERSKENSSVASVVFEVVYASPIIDCSSAEWNKSLTPAADVAKEILKAQRAGFVEEVGFPYRILSVIGGGKREVDLYAYVFCADLIVFFLVAIFYQSVIKNKSDILEVYQLEDQFPKEYVFILMAIFFLIVLDRIIYLCSFATGKVIFYIFNLILFTYSVTEYDWQLDPSRQHAAQLALRAIFLAKSVSLGLQAVQIRYGIPNKSTLYRQFLTSEVSRINYLGYRLYRALPFLYELRCVLDWSCTTTSLTMYDWLKLEDINASLYLVKCDSVLNRATHKQGDKQTKMTKCCNGICLFFVLICVIWAPMLMYSSGNPTNIANPIKDASFQIDIKTVSGRLNLYQTTLCERIQWDSLNSDVNADPDGYLSAYNTNDIQLICCQADASTLWLVPLVVQTRLIQSLEWYSDMEIFFTWMLSRDRPKGKELVKYEKAIDPQYLPTQSDVQKVLNGSMNSFRIYNVYPRYFRVTGSGDVRPLEEDIAVSADLVLNREQFEWWAFKDINPSNISRFCGGLTGPMAIIISEETPPQGILGDTLSKFSIWGLYITFVLAVGRFIRLQCSDLRMRIPFENLPACDRLIAICEDIYNARAEGELGVEEVLYWTLVKIYRSPHMLLEYTKPD, encoded by the exons TGGACGGAGAGACCAAGGTATTGATTGTTGCAACAATAGCATGGGGACTGCGCAAATGCTCGCGGGCCATCATGTTGGCATTGATCTTTCTCATTGCTATAAAACCTGGTTTCATCCATGCTGTATATA TGATTTTCTtcttgatttatcttttgaGCCACAGTATCAGCAGAAAGTTAAGACAGGCTTTGATTCTTCTATGTGAGATTCATTTTGCACTGTTGTATATTCTTCAAATCAATTTGGTTTCTTCTGCATTGGAGAAAAAAGGCTCTGTAAGCATGGAAATTTTAATGCAATTAG GTTTTCTTGAAGAAGATAGTGCCTGGGATTTCTTGGAAGTAGCATTGCTTGCTTGCTTTTGCACAATTCATAACCACGGTTTTGAgatgttattttcattttctgcaATCATACAGCATGCCCCTAGCCCTCCTATTGGATTTAGCATCTTGAAGGCTGGGCTTAACAAATCTGTTCTATTGTCTGTATATTCTTCCTCCTCTGTGAGAAACAGTGATGAAAATTTCTCTTACG AAAGAAGAATAGCATCATACCTCAGTGCAGTTGGGCAGAAGTTCCTATCTATATACCGATCATGTGGCACCTACATTGCTTTCCTGACTATTCTTTTTACAGTGTACATGGTGAAGCCTAATTACATATCATTTGGTTACATATTCCTTCTCCTTCTGTGGATTACTGGAAGACAACTTGTTGAGAGAACAAAAAAACAGCTTTGGCTTCCATTGAAAGTATATGCTATTTCAGTGTTTATCTTCATATACATCTTGAGCAGCTTTTCAAGCCTCGAGATGTGTTTGTCCAGAATGATAGATCTCTATTTTTATCTGGGATATGACTCAAAATCATCTTCTTTTGACAATGTTTGGGAATCTCTGGCAGTCTTAATTGTTATGCAACTTTATAGCTATGAGAGGAGGAAGAGCAAGCAGACTAGACAGGTTTACTTGGATCAGTTGGAACCAGGGCCACTTGGGTTTATCAAGCGATTTCTTATCTGGCACAGCCAGAAGATCTTGTTTATTGCTCTGTTTTATGCATCCTTAACCCCAATCAGTGCATTTGGTTTCTTGTATCTTCTTGGCTTAATTTTCTGCTCCATCTTACCAAAAACTTCTAGCATCCCATCCAAATCTTTCTTAGTATACACAGGTTTTCTGGTGACAGCGGAGTATCTTTTCCAGATGTGGGGTGAGCAAGCTAAAATGTTTCCCAGGCAAAAGTATTCTTATGTATCTATCTTTTTGGGCTTCCGCCTATACAGCCCAGGATTTTGGGGTCTAGAATCAGGATTGAGGGGGAAGGTGCTGGTTATTGTGGCTTGTACACTTCAATACAATGTCTTCCGTTGGTTGGAAAGGATGCCAAATATAGTGTTAAGCAAAGAACAGCTGGAAGAACCTTGTCCTTTGTTTGTTTCCACTGAAGATGCATTTGATGATGTTACTATATGCAATGAGGAAAGTAATCTGTCAAGTAATTCACACCTGCCAGCTGCATTACAAGAAGGGGCATCTAGCGATTCGCTGAACATTATAACCTCTGGTTTGCCTCGAACACATGATACTCCATCCGCTAATACTGGAGGTTCTGACAGCAATAACAAAAAGTATTCATTCGGGTTTATCTGGGGAAGCAACAAAGAGAGCCACAAGTGGAACAAGAAGCGAATTGTTTCTTTGAGAAAGGAGCGGTTTGAAACACAGAAAACTgtcttaaaaatatatatgaaattttggATGGAGAATATATTTAATCTGCTCGGTCTTGAGATAAACATGATCACGTTACTACTGGCAAGCTTTGCCTTGTTAAATGCACTATCCATGCTATATATTGCAATGCTTGCTGCTTGTATTCTTCTGAATCGGAAAATTATACGCAAAGTCTGGCCCATATTTGTCTTTTTGTTTGCTTCCATTCTCATCCTGGAATATTTTGTCATCTGGAATAATTTGTTACCTCTGAATTCCCATGGTACAAGTGAGATTCGTTGTCATGAATGCTGGAAAGCTTCAACTCTCTATTTCCATTATTGTGAGAAATGTTGGCTTG GACTTATTGTTGATGATCCCCGGACGTTGATCAGCTACTTTGTGGTATTCATGCTGGCCTGCTTCAAACTTCGTGCTGATCGCCTGTCTAACTTTTCAGGATCTTTGACATACCGTCAGATTATGTCTCAACGTAGGAACAAATTTGTTTGGAAAGATCTCTCTTTTGAAACTAAAAGCATGTGGACCATTCTTGATTATTTAAGGCTATACTGCTATTGCCATTTGTTAGATCTTGTGctaatattgatattgattaCTGGTACACTTGAGTACGATATTCTGCATCTTGGTTATCTTGCCTTTGCTCTTGTATTCATTCGCATGAGACTTGAAATactgaagaagaaaaacaaaatattcaaGTTCTTGCGCATATACAATTTTGTTGTTATCGTACTTTCTCTTGCTTATCAGTCTCCTTTTGTTGGGGGACCAAGTGCTGGAAAGTGTGACACAGCAAATTCCATTTACGAGATGATTGGTTTTTATAAATATGATTATGGTTTTCGGATTACTGCAAGATCTGCAATTGTAGAGATTATCATTTTTGTGCTGGTATCTCTTCAGTCATATATGTTTTCCTCTCAAGAGTTTGATTATGTGTGTCGCTACCTGGAAGCAGAGCAAATTGGTGCAATTGTGCGTGAGCAAGAAAAAAAGGCTGCATGGAAAACTGCACAATTACAACAAATTCGTGAAAGTGAGGAGAAAAAACGACAGCGTAATATGCAGGTGGAGAAGATGAAATCTGAAATGCTGAACCTGCAAATACAGCTCCATAGCATGAATACGTCCACTAATTGCATTGATGGATTTTCACACAGCAGTGAGGGTTTAAGAAGGAGGAGGAGCACTTCTCTCATATCAAATAATGACATTGGAATCCCTGATAAAGAAGACCAGGTTTTGGGGAGACTAGATGACACGATAAGAGAGGATGCTGTTTTCCCAACTGAATCACATGAATCATCTGTTTGCATGGATGTGGGAACTCCATTAACAGAGGAGTACATAAAGCATTCGATTGATTCTCCTCTTTGTGAAATTACTGAAATAGACATTGATACTTCTTCTAGTGATTCAGGGAAAAAGGAAAAAGTTAAAGGGCAAGCAAAAGAAAACCCGTTGAAATCTGCTGTACAATTATTTGGTGATGGTGTTTCCCAGGTACAGTCCATTGGAAATCAGGCAGTTAATAACTTGGTGAGCTTTCTGAATATTTCACAAGAAGATTCTGATTCAAATGAGCAGCATACAAAAACAGAGGATCAGATATATGACGAGATGGAAAGTCAGAAACCTAGGCATATATATTTGGATCGTACTTCATCTGTGCAGTCTGATAAGAGTTCTGATGCTGCAAGTCTGCAGTTAGGAAGGATCTTTCGTTATATATGGTACCAGATGCGTTCCAACAATGATGTAGTATGTTATTGTTGctttgttcttgtgttcttatggaACTTCAGTTTGCTATCAATAGTGTATCTTGGCGCTCTCTATTTGTATGCTTTGTGGGTTAATACAGGCCCAAGTTACATCTTTTGGGTTATCATGTTGATCTATACCGAAGTTTACATTTTACTTCAGTATCTGTACCAAATCATCCTCCAGCACTGTGGGTTGAGTATTGATCCTGGTCTGTTGAGAGAATTAGGTTTTCCAACACAGAAGGACATGTCTTCATTTGTTGTCAGTTCATTACCTCTTTTTCTTGTCTACTTATTTACCCTCATTCAAAGCTCCATAACACCCAAAGATGGAGAATGGACGTCTTCTATTGACTTCAAATTTAAGAGGAATGATCTCCACACAAAAGATAATCGCACTAGTTATGGCTGGCGAGAGAAAGCGTGGAATCTGTTAACTCAGATGACTAACATGGTAAAACTGGTAGTGAGAAGCTTTTCTAGGTACTGGAAATCACTTACACAGGGAGCAGAATCGCCTCCTTATTTTGTTCAGGTGTCTATGGATGTCAACTTCTGGCCAGAGGATGGGATTCAACCAGAGAGGATTGAATCTGGAATTAATAAGTTGCTCAGTGTTATCCACAGGGATAAGTGCAAGGAAAAGAACCCAAATATTTGCTCTTTTGCTAGTAGGGTTAACATTCAAAGCATTGAAAGAAGTAAAGAGAATTCAAGTGTTGCCTCGGTGGTTTTCGAGGTTGTGTATGCCTCACCTATAATTGATTGTTCTTCAGCAGAATGGAATAAATCTTTAACTCCAGCAGCTGATGTTGCCAAGGAAATCCTCAAAGCTCAGCGTGCAGGTTTTGTAGAAGAAGTGGGATTCCCTTACCGTATTCTTTCTGTAATTGGTGGAGGCAAGAGAGAAGTTGATTTGTATGCCTACGTATTTTGTGCAGATCTGATTGTATTCTTTCTTGTTGCTATCTTCTACCAGTCtgtcataaaaaacaaaagtgaCATTCTCGAAGTGTATCAGCTCGAAGACCAGTTTCCAAAAGAATATGTCTTTATTTTAATG GCTATCTTCTTCTTGATTGTACTTGATCGTATAATATACCTCTGCTCATTTGCCACGGGGAAAGTGATTTTCTACATTTTCAATCTCATTCTCTTCACGTATTCAGTTACAGAGTATGATTGGCAGTTGGATCCATCTCGACAACATGCAGCTCAGTTAGCTCTCCGTGCCATATTTCTTGCAAAATCAGTTTCTCTAGGATTGCAGGCTGTACAAATCCGATATGGCATTCCTAACAAGAGCACATTGTATCGACAATTTTTGACTAGTGAAGTTTCACGAATCAACTACTTAGGATATAGACTTTATCGTGCTCTTCCATTCCTTTATGAATTACGATGCGTACTTGACTGGTCGTGCACAACTACATCCCTCACCATGTATGACTGGCTAAAG CTTGAGGACATAAATGCAAGTTTGTACCTTGTCAAATGTGATTCTGTCTTGAATAGAGCTACACACAAACAGGGGGATAAGCAAACGAAAATGACCAAATGCTGCAACGGGATTTGCCtgttttttgtattaatttgtGTTATATGGGCTCCAATGCTG ATGTATAGCAGTGGTAACCCCACAAACATTGCGAACCCGATTAAAGATGCTAGCTTTCAGATTGATATCAAGACAGTGAGCGGAAGGTTGAATTTGTACCAAACTACTCTGTGTGAAAGAATCCAGTGGGATTCACTCAATTCGGATGTCAATGCTGATCCCGATGGCTATTTGAGTGCATATAATACGAATGATATCCAATTGATATGCTGTCAAGCTGATGCTAGTACATTATGGCTTGTTCCACTTGTAGTTCAGACTAGGTTGATTCAGTCCCTTGAATGGTATTCTGACATGGAAATTTTTTTCACCTGGATGCTTTCAAGGGACAGGCCAAAAGGGAAAGAACTTGTGAAATATGAAAAGGCTATTGATCCTCAATATCTTCCGACACAGTCTGATGTTCAAAAAGTTCTTAACGGCTCTATGAACAGCTTTAGGATTTATAATGTTTATCCAAGATATTTCCGGGTCACTGGTTCAGGTGACGTTAGACCTTTGGAGGAG GATATTGCTGTTAGTGCTGATCTCGTTTTAAATCGTGAGCAGTTTGAGTGGTGGGCCTTTAAAGATATTAATCCATCAAATATAAGTAGATTCTGTGGAGGTTTGACAGGACCTATGGCGATCATAATATCTGAGGAAACACCGCCAC AGGGTATTCTTGGTGACACACTCAGCAAGTTCAGCATATGGGGGCTTTATATAACCTTTGTTCTAGCTGTTGGACGCTTCATCAGACTCCAGTGCTCTGACTTAAGGATGAGAATTCCCTTCGAGAACCTACCTGCCTGTGATAG GTTGATAGCCATTTGTGAGGATATATATAATGCAAGAGCTGAGGGTGAGCTTGGAGTTGAAGAGGTCCTTTACTGGACGCTCGTGAAGATATATCGGTCTCCTCACATGCTGCTTGAATACACCAAACCTGATTAA